A window of Candidatus Krumholzibacteriota bacterium genomic DNA:
GCGTCGTCGAGCGCAAGTACCCGAGCCTCGGCTCCGGCTTCATCGTGAGGCGTGACGGGTACATCCTCACGAACGAGCACGTCGTCTCCGAGTCGGACGAGATCTACGTCATCCTCAGCGACTCTTCCGAGGTGCTGGCGACGCTCGTGGGCGCCTCGGCCGAGTTCGACCTCGCTTTGCTCAAGATCGAGGGAGGCGACCTGCCCTACGCCGTCCTCGGCGACTCGGACAAGCTGGAGATCGGCGAGCAGGTGATCGCGATCGGCTCGCCCTTCCCCTACCTCTTCTACGACACGCAACCCACCGTGACCCTCGGCGTGGTGAGCGCCATGCACCGCGACGTCGTCTCCGGCGACGACACCGAGGCCGTCTTCAAGAACATGATCCAGACCGACGCCGCGATCAACCCGGGGAACTCCGGGGGGCCGCTCGTCTCGAGCCGCGGCGCGGTCGTCGGCGTCAACACCTTCGTCTTCACCGGCGGCCAGGGGGCGATCGGGATGGGGTTTGCGATACCGATCAACACGGCGCGCATGGTGATGGACGAGCTGATACGATACGGCCGCTTCCGCTACGTCTGGACGGGGCTCTACGTGGACAGCCTCACCCCGGAGATCGCCGCGCGGGTGGGGGCGCCCTTCGAGACGGGCCTCTTCATCGCGCGCGTCGACGAGGGCGGGCCGGCGGCGCTCGCGGGGATGCAGGTGGGCGACGTCGTCGACGTCGTCAACGGCATGCGGATCCGCACGCTCGACCAGGCCAACCGGGCGATATTCGGGCTCCGCGTGGGGGACCGGCTGCCGATCG
This region includes:
- a CDS encoding trypsin-like peptidase domain-containing protein; amino-acid sequence: MHPYETRWSRVLPYAMGIFFGLSVALLVVSIVMFRRAAEREPTAFTVGDTLFELAGGDAIIAARRVVSPAVVSITAYKTRKVYAQPRSATEWLMQYYGRSPRVVERKYPSLGSGFIVRRDGYILTNEHVVSESDEIYVILSDSSEVLATLVGASAEFDLALLKIEGGDLPYAVLGDSDKLEIGEQVIAIGSPFPYLFYDTQPTVTLGVVSAMHRDVVSGDDTEAVFKNMIQTDAAINPGNSGGPLVSSRGAVVGVNTFVFTGGQGAIGMGFAIPINTARMVMDELIRYGRFRYVWTGLYVDSLTPEIAARVGAPFETGLFIARVDEGGPAALAGMQVGDVVDVVNGMRIRTLDQANRAIFGLRVGDRLPIAVFRDGERIELDLELVEKQRGA